The Solanum lycopersicum chromosome 6, SLM_r2.1 genome has a window encoding:
- the LOC101055550 gene encoding IAA22 — protein sequence MATIYENNDLATELRLGLPGTTDKSKTRVSSTSTTNKRSLSEMDSSSDIINQNDQQDSSPPPKVQIVGWPPVRSCRKNVGVQAKNSIDISIGMYVKVSMDGAPYLRKIDLRVYKNYQELLKALEYMFKHPIGVFLEKEGYTTSGSDYVLTYEDKDGDWMLVGDVPLDMFISSCKRLRIMKESDAKGLGCL from the exons ATGGCAACAATCTACGAGAATAATGATCTTGCAACTGAGCTGAGATTAGGGTTACCCGGTACAACAGATAAATCGAAGACACGTGTATCTTCGACTAGTACTACTAATAAAAGATCTTTATCAGAGATGGACAGCTCCTCAgatattataaatcaaaatgatcaaCAAGACTCCTCCCCTCCACCAAA agTACAAATTGTTGGTTGGCCACCAGTAAGATCTTGCAGGAAGAATGTTGGTGTACAAGCCAAGAATTCAATTGATATTTCCATAGGAATGTATGTGAAAGTTAGCATGGATGGAGCACCTTACTTGAGGAAAATTGACCTTAGGGTTTACAAAAATTATCAAGAATTACTCAAAGCTTTGGAGTACATGTTCAAGCATCCCATTG gtgtatttttggaaaaagaagGCTACACTACTAGTGGATCTGATTATGTATTAACATATGAAGACAAAGATGGTGATTGGATGCTTGTTGGAGATGTACCATTGGATATGTTTATTAGTTCTTGTAAAAGGCTTAGAATCATGAA